Proteins co-encoded in one Coleofasciculus chthonoplastes PCC 7420 genomic window:
- a CDS encoding C69 family dipeptidase — translation MCDTFVSLPNSTLNGDIIFGKNSDRPQGELQDVVVIPARNDNSNTTVECTYISIPQVNKTLAVILSKPRWMWGAEMGANECGVVIGNEAVWTVEPYKTKGLLGMDLVRLGLERGKTALDALHVITSLLNKYGQGGNCAENFAMNYHNSFILADAQDAWVLETAGEYWVAERVQQGTRSISNNLSIRNSGDLRHPEIINYAVNRGWCAGEEDFDFASIFSEGGYSESLSIDSREGTVRHLCQVNQGKFSIETAQSILREHKGNICMHGAFESAGSQVSSLSPDGCKHWFIEQPFPCQQTYQQKHFLVDSVSVH, via the coding sequence ATGTGTGATACATTTGTGTCCTTACCCAACTCAACACTCAACGGCGATATTATATTCGGCAAAAATAGCGATCGCCCCCAGGGTGAACTTCAAGATGTTGTCGTCATTCCCGCCAGAAACGACAACTCAAACACAACAGTTGAATGCACCTATATTTCAATTCCCCAAGTCAACAAAACCCTAGCCGTGATCCTCTCCAAACCCCGATGGATGTGGGGTGCAGAAATGGGGGCAAATGAATGTGGCGTTGTAATTGGCAATGAAGCCGTTTGGACAGTTGAACCCTATAAAACCAAAGGGTTGCTGGGCATGGATTTAGTCCGCTTAGGATTAGAACGCGGCAAAACAGCGTTAGACGCGCTTCATGTAATCACATCGTTGCTAAACAAATATGGACAAGGCGGGAATTGTGCCGAAAACTTTGCCATGAATTATCATAACTCATTTATTCTGGCAGATGCCCAAGACGCCTGGGTATTAGAAACCGCTGGCGAGTATTGGGTAGCTGAACGAGTACAACAAGGAACTCGCTCAATTTCTAATAATCTCAGTATTCGCAATTCAGGTGATTTGCGCCATCCAGAGATAATTAATTATGCGGTGAATCGAGGATGGTGTGCGGGAGAGGAAGATTTTGATTTTGCCAGCATTTTTTCGGAAGGAGGATATTCAGAATCCCTATCCATTGATTCCAGAGAAGGGACAGTCAGACATTTATGTCAAGTTAATCAAGGCAAATTTTCCATTGAGACAGCACAATCAATTTTACGAGAACACAAGGGGAATATTTGTATGCACGGTGCGTTTGAAAGCGCCGGAAGTCAAGTTTCGTCTCTGTCGCCAGATGGCTGTAAACACTGGTTTATTGAGCAGCCATTTCCCTGTCAGCAAACTTATCAACAAAAGCATTTTTTAGTCGATTCAGTATCAGTACATTAA